In a single window of the Nitrospinota bacterium genome:
- a CDS encoding MBL fold metallo-hydrolase: MIKIRFFGAAEQVTGSCYLVTVGKEKTLIDCGLFQGGHDTFMKNYEGFGFTPGEIDHMILSHAHADHSGRIPLLVKRGYKGVIHAHAATVDLAELILLDSAHIHEVEAGWRTRKNLRRGQKRVEPLYTVPDAQRAISRLKGARYHERIELSRHISFTFYDAGHILGSSIVELQVNPGNGAQPLKLVFSGDLGRPNQPVIKDPETLTNADYLVIESTYGSRNHKPLGATKDELAQILAEAAQTNANVIIPAFAVGRTQEIIYYIRELMEEGRVPANYRKIYVDSPMATSATEIYQRALDECYGDKSLSMFNNHKSPLHFEGLKFVSSVDESMMLNMTTEGQIIISASGMCDAGRILHHLRHNLWNPNSHIVFVGYQAEGTKGRKIVNGAKTVKIMREEIAVNAKIHTLNALSAHADSDGLYGWASNFNPAPRLTMVVHGEKEQAKGLKERLSGGLGFKCTIPTLGEEIALV, translated from the coding sequence ATGATAAAGATCCGTTTTTTCGGCGCCGCCGAACAGGTTACCGGCTCCTGCTACCTGGTAACCGTTGGAAAGGAAAAAACCCTTATAGATTGCGGCCTGTTCCAGGGCGGCCACGACACCTTCATGAAAAACTATGAAGGGTTCGGCTTTACCCCAGGGGAGATAGACCACATGATCCTCTCCCATGCCCATGCGGACCATTCCGGCAGGATACCCCTGCTTGTGAAACGGGGCTACAAAGGGGTGATTCACGCCCACGCCGCCACGGTGGACCTGGCGGAGCTTATCCTGCTGGACTCGGCCCACATCCACGAGGTGGAAGCCGGGTGGCGGACGCGCAAGAACCTTCGCAGGGGGCAGAAACGGGTGGAGCCTTTATACACCGTGCCGGACGCCCAGCGGGCCATATCGCGGCTGAAAGGCGCGCGGTACCACGAGCGTATAGAACTGTCGCGTCATATAAGTTTCACCTTTTACGACGCTGGGCATATACTCGGCTCGTCCATAGTGGAGTTGCAGGTTAATCCCGGAAATGGCGCGCAACCTTTAAAGCTGGTTTTCAGCGGCGACCTGGGCAGGCCCAATCAGCCCGTCATAAAAGACCCGGAGACCCTAACTAACGCCGATTACCTGGTGATAGAGTCCACCTACGGCTCGCGCAACCACAAGCCGCTGGGGGCCACCAAGGACGAGTTGGCGCAGATACTGGCCGAGGCGGCCCAGACGAACGCCAACGTCATCATCCCGGCCTTCGCGGTGGGCCGCACGCAGGAGATCATCTACTACATCCGTGAGCTCATGGAGGAAGGGCGCGTTCCGGCCAATTACCGCAAGATATACGTGGACAGCCCCATGGCCACCAGCGCAACGGAAATATATCAACGGGCGCTGGACGAATGTTACGGCGATAAATCGCTTTCCATGTTCAACAACCACAAGTCGCCGCTCCATTTCGAGGGGTTGAAGTTTGTGTCATCGGTGGACGAGTCCATGATGCTGAACATGACCACCGAGGGGCAGATAATCATTTCCGCATCGGGGATGTGCGACGCGGGGCGCATACTCCATCACCTGCGGCACAACCTCTGGAATCCCAACAGTCACATAGTGTTCGTGGGTTACCAGGCGGAAGGCACCAAAGGGCGCAAAATAGTGAACGGCGCCAAGACGGTGAAGATCATGCGGGAAGAGATAGCGGTGAACGCCAAGATACACACCCTCAACGCCCTGAGCGCCCATGCCGACAGCGACGGCCTTTACGGCTGGGCAAGCAACTTCAACCCCGCCCCGCGCCTTACCATGGTGGTGCACGGCGAAAAAGAGCAGGCGAAAGGTTTAAAGGAAAGGTTATCGGGCGGCCTGGGCTTCAAATGCACCATCCCCACCTTGGGCGAGGAGATAGCGCTGGTTTGA
- a CDS encoding antitoxin, RHH family protein, which yields MPPVNPRINVVFEKPVYKDIESLAKRDGVSMSLKVRDLVKEAMEIEEDRVLTSIAQTREKTFKRAKAIKHNDIW from the coding sequence ATGCCGCCGGTAAACCCAAGAATTAATGTGGTCTTTGAAAAGCCTGTATATAAGGATATTGAATCCTTGGCTAAAAGGGATGGGGTTTCCATGTCCCTTAAAGTGCGCGATCTGGTGAAGGAGGCCATGGAGATCGAGGAAGACAGGGTGTTAACGTCCATCGCCCAAACTCGAGAAAAAACCTTCAAACGCGCAAAGGCCATCAAACACAACGACATCTGGTAA
- a CDS encoding type II toxin-antitoxin system RelE/ParE family toxin translates to MSFQVLYHHEVKDDISQLNARLKTRVKNAIETRLLTAPQKYGEPLRKTLKGYWKMRVGDYRIVFKVAGNQIIVFGIIHRKSVYEEIGKRF, encoded by the coding sequence ATGTCTTTTCAAGTTCTTTACCATCATGAAGTAAAGGACGACATCTCCCAGTTGAACGCGAGGCTGAAAACCCGAGTCAAAAACGCCATTGAAACACGATTGTTGACCGCCCCTCAGAAATACGGGGAACCTTTAAGGAAAACTTTAAAAGGCTATTGGAAAATGAGGGTTGGTGACTACCGGATAGTGTTCAAAGTAGCAGGAAATCAAATCATAGTGTTCGGAATTATCCACCGAAAATCCGTTTATGAAGAGATTGGAAAAAGATTTTAG
- a CDS encoding PCP reductase family protein, translating into MTDTPSWSDDAKKVLEKIPFFARPIAKKMIEEYAVDKGQAQITPELMREARAKFGM; encoded by the coding sequence ATGACCGATACGCCGTCCTGGAGCGACGACGCTAAAAAAGTTTTGGAGAAAATCCCGTTCTTCGCCCGTCCCATCGCCAAGAAGATGATAGAGGAGTACGCGGTGGACAAGGGGCAGGCCCAAATAACCCCGGAGCTGATGCGGGAAGCCCGCGCCAAGTTTGGCATGTAG
- the moaA gene encoding GTP 3',8-cyclase MoaA translates to MTNEPLVDGFNRRMEYLRVSITDRCNLKCAYCAPSVTSSSRASSCDMLQDDDFLRLINVFACLGIRKVRLTGGEPLARRGAVGLIERIGRIPGVMEMALTTNGTGLKPVAEELARAGVARVNISLDTLSRHKYRKITGRDGFNRALEGFHAALSAGFSTVKVNTVVMAGVNDDEVEEFARLSIGMKAQFRFIEFMPTSAGLWSKEKFVPMSEVKRLVEKLGPLIPASRRQWGGPAEVYRLANAQGEVGFISAVSRHFCADCNRLRITSSGKLMTCLFGGEDLDLREMMRSGSTDAQIAEAIRHAVINKNAVRSLPEENETRLAMACVGG, encoded by the coding sequence GTGACGAACGAACCGCTAGTGGACGGGTTCAACAGACGCATGGAATACCTGCGGGTTTCCATTACCGACAGGTGCAACCTAAAATGCGCCTACTGCGCGCCTTCGGTTACGTCTTCATCCCGCGCCTCCAGTTGCGACATGCTACAAGACGATGATTTCCTGCGGCTTATCAACGTGTTCGCCTGCCTGGGAATTCGAAAGGTGAGGTTAACCGGTGGCGAGCCGCTAGCCCGGCGCGGCGCCGTGGGTCTGATAGAGCGTATAGGCCGCATCCCCGGCGTTATGGAAATGGCCCTAACCACCAACGGTACCGGCTTAAAACCCGTGGCGGAAGAATTGGCGCGGGCGGGCGTGGCCAGGGTGAACATAAGTTTAGACACCCTGTCGAGGCATAAGTACCGCAAGATAACAGGCCGGGACGGGTTCAACCGCGCCTTGGAAGGGTTTCACGCGGCGCTATCCGCCGGGTTCTCCACCGTAAAGGTGAACACCGTGGTGATGGCCGGGGTGAATGACGACGAGGTGGAAGAATTCGCCCGGCTGTCCATCGGGATGAAAGCCCAGTTCAGGTTCATTGAGTTTATGCCCACCTCCGCCGGGTTGTGGAGCAAAGAAAAGTTTGTGCCAATGAGCGAGGTTAAGCGCCTGGTGGAAAAACTTGGCCCGCTGATTCCCGCCAGCAGGCGGCAATGGGGCGGCCCCGCCGAGGTGTACAGGCTGGCGAACGCGCAGGGCGAAGTGGGGTTCATCTCCGCCGTCAGCCGTCATTTCTGCGCCGATTGCAACCGGTTAAGGATTACCTCGTCCGGAAAGCTTATGACCTGCCTTTTCGGTGGGGAGGATCTGGATTTGCGGGAGATGATGCGGAGCGGTTCCACGGATGCCCAGATAGCCGAGGCCATCCGCCACGCGGTGATAAATAAAAACGCCGTCCGTTCCCTGCCGGAGGAGAACGAGACCAGGCTGGCCATGGCTTGCGTGGGTGGATAG
- a CDS encoding IS3 family transposase (programmed frameshift) — translation MKKRFSEEQIIGILKEAEAGKKTKDLCRHHGITEQTFYRWKAKFGGMELSDAKRLKALEDENRRLKRLVAEQALDNLVLKDLLTKKVLRPKEKRQCVEHTVSVFGLSKRRACRLSGLAGSTFHYELGDSGKDSALRSRMHELAAKHRRFGLPRLHAMLRAEGLVTNHKRSERIYHEERLSLRTKRRHRKMPELRIVRPQPAKANDVWAMDFVSDALYDCRRFRALTVVDCFTKESPLIYADTSISGLTVVRLLDGLFATGEQPKSIRVDQGAEFTSKALMSWAQQRGIALDFSRAGKPTDNAFIESFNGKFRNECLNQNWFFSLAEARQVIEEWRKEYNEVRPHSSLGYLPPAAFAKREKIRLNGATN, via the exons ATGAAGAAACGGTTTTCGGAAGAGCAGATCATCGGGATATTGAAGGAGGCCGAGGCTGGCAAAAAAACCAAAGACCTTTGCCGCCATCACGGCATCACCGAGCAGACCTTCTACCGATGGAAGGCCAAGTTCGGCGGGATGGAGTTAAGCGACGCCAAGCGGCTTAAAGCCCTGGAAGATGAGAACCGGCGGCTTAAGCGCCTTGTGGCCGAACAGGCGCTGGACAATCTTGTTCTGAAGGACCTCCTCACAA AAAAAGTTCTAAGGCCCAAGGAGAAACGGCAATGCGTCGAGCATACCGTTTCCGTCTTTGGGCTGAGCAAGAGGCGGGCCTGCCGGCTGTCCGGGCTGGCCGGTTCCACGTTTCATTACGAGTTGGGCGATTCCGGCAAGGACAGCGCGTTGCGGAGCCGGATGCATGAGTTGGCGGCCAAACACCGGCGGTTTGGTCTGCCCAGGTTGCATGCGATGTTACGGGCGGAGGGATTGGTGACAAACCACAAGCGGAGCGAACGGATATATCACGAGGAACGGCTTTCCCTGCGGACTAAACGCCGCCATCGCAAGATGCCAGAGCTGAGGATCGTCCGCCCGCAACCAGCCAAGGCCAACGATGTGTGGGCGATGGATTTTGTGTCAGACGCGCTTTATGACTGCAGACGGTTCCGGGCTCTGACGGTGGTGGACTGCTTCACCAAGGAAAGCCCGCTGATTTACGCGGACACCTCCATATCCGGGTTGACGGTTGTCCGATTGCTCGATGGGCTGTTCGCCACCGGCGAACAGCCCAAGTCCATCCGGGTTGACCAGGGCGCTGAGTTCACGTCGAAGGCGTTGATGTCCTGGGCGCAACAGCGGGGCATCGCCCTGGACTTTTCACGCGCTGGCAAGCCGACTGACAACGCCTTCATCGAGAGTTTTAACGGCAAGTTCCGCAACGAATGCCTGAACCAGAACTGGTTTTTCAGCCTGGCCGAAGCCCGGCAGGTTATCGAGGAATGGAGAAAGGAATATAACGAGGTCAGGCCGCACAGCTCGCTAGGCTACCTGCCCCCGGCGGCGTTTGCCAAACGGGAGAAAATAAGGTTAAATGGCGCGACAAACTAA
- a CDS encoding cellulose biosynthesis cyclic di-GMP-binding regulatory protein BcsB, which translates to MKIAVKAVLFLLLTATMARTEVFKTPLNKLSGDWTVNLRCIIGEHGVSIPIPERWRVTKASVTFSYVNSSNLIEEISSLTVKLNDLPLAQTRLNPLNPEGRMTVALPPSQLKAGYNEVKFMAIQHFTRDCENPCSPDLWTTLNFEDSELVIEYELNPVPLKLSSMANFLFDPRIMPQGEVNVVTGKHTSDILTLAGIVASGVTRRFDYRKASLTTSGDIKPGVDNIFVGDEKALNVFLSRKGISPVKMEGPFMGIIPLPLSDEALAGVARKGSTAPSGHGRVISRVTEGPNLGWLSMTAGKEDPLYIAAMAVPGAIHTGVNVFFPPSSVLEVEDFANQFGLSLSSGSLNTLADRRAKFPGERSRYGAPSPDTAPLGISGAEYSDPTHALVIVSGKTFDHIKISSETLASMTFPFPGTASTTIKQFELPDIMLYSGKHMLVSDKIIRFKTLDFPTHTFRGLQGNPRDITFRLPPDFFIKENQYAKLVLNFAYGAGLRPDSVLNILLNGVHVRAINMDKATGDTIEGYKVEIPTYLFKPGSNTIRLAPILTPMAKECDLIQPESLFLTIFENSTIYFPPMAHFVSLPNLELFMLNGFPFTRWPDGFESLIYITKDDPALINAAMNVIGMVTQRNGYPLLGMKISLEKPDKWEGELITIGSVNTIPDEFKKGTPLTLMQETQVRYPVVDNLGGETSYAFSKQIAGLGPDSALLMESQSPFKSGRAMLTMTAMTPEDVLKLSRALFEPEAQTQINGDTAVVEFGETNLKIATQSATEHFFVGKFGKITFLDYFFHTYHYAYYFLLGGILLISTLILYFFFKRHGARRILAGEGGEGEGKPGIKNLFARLFLKKSKRGEDEHDKGD; encoded by the coding sequence ATGAAAATCGCTGTAAAAGCGGTTCTGTTTTTGTTATTAACGGCCACGATGGCCCGCACGGAGGTTTTTAAAACCCCGCTTAACAAGCTTAGCGGCGATTGGACCGTGAACCTGCGCTGTATCATTGGCGAGCACGGCGTATCAATACCAATACCGGAGCGGTGGCGTGTAACAAAAGCCAGCGTAACCTTCTCTTACGTTAACTCCTCGAACCTCATCGAAGAGATATCCAGCCTTACTGTGAAGCTTAACGACCTGCCGCTGGCCCAGACCAGGCTCAATCCGTTAAATCCCGAAGGCCGGATGACCGTGGCGCTCCCCCCAAGCCAGCTTAAGGCCGGTTATAACGAAGTCAAGTTCATGGCCATCCAGCATTTCACCAGGGATTGCGAAAACCCCTGCTCGCCCGACCTGTGGACAACCCTTAATTTCGAGGACTCGGAGCTTGTAATAGAGTACGAGCTTAATCCGGTTCCCCTGAAACTGTCCTCCATGGCGAATTTCCTGTTCGACCCCCGCATCATGCCGCAGGGGGAGGTTAACGTTGTTACAGGGAAACACACGTCGGACATCCTTACCCTGGCCGGCATTGTGGCTTCCGGGGTTACCAGGAGGTTTGATTACCGGAAAGCCTCGCTCACAACCTCCGGCGACATAAAACCCGGGGTGGACAACATTTTCGTAGGTGATGAGAAAGCCTTAAACGTGTTCCTCTCCAGGAAAGGCATCTCGCCGGTGAAAATGGAGGGGCCATTCATGGGCATTATCCCGCTTCCGCTAAGCGATGAGGCGCTGGCGGGCGTGGCCAGGAAAGGTTCAACCGCCCCATCGGGACATGGCAGGGTGATATCCCGGGTTACAGAAGGCCCCAACTTGGGCTGGCTTTCAATGACGGCAGGCAAGGAAGATCCGCTTTATATTGCGGCAATGGCCGTTCCAGGCGCTATACATACTGGAGTTAATGTTTTCTTTCCCCCATCCAGTGTTCTGGAAGTGGAGGATTTCGCCAACCAGTTCGGCCTGTCGCTTTCCAGCGGGTCTCTAAATACATTGGCGGATCGTCGCGCAAAGTTCCCCGGAGAACGGAGCCGTTATGGAGCCCCATCGCCGGATACGGCGCCTCTTGGAATAAGCGGGGCGGAATATTCAGACCCCACCCACGCCCTGGTGATAGTGTCCGGCAAGACTTTCGACCACATAAAAATATCCTCCGAAACCCTGGCCAGCATGACGTTCCCTTTTCCCGGCACGGCTTCGACCACCATAAAGCAGTTCGAACTGCCGGACATCATGCTGTACAGCGGAAAACACATGCTGGTGTCGGACAAGATAATAAGGTTTAAGACGCTAGACTTCCCCACCCACACGTTCCGGGGCCTTCAGGGCAACCCAAGGGACATAACCTTCCGTCTGCCGCCGGACTTTTTCATCAAGGAGAACCAGTACGCCAAGCTTGTCTTGAATTTCGCTTATGGCGCCGGGTTGCGGCCGGACTCCGTGCTGAACATCCTGCTGAACGGCGTTCACGTGCGGGCTATCAATATGGACAAGGCCACCGGCGACACCATCGAGGGGTACAAGGTGGAGATACCCACCTATCTGTTCAAACCTGGCTCAAACACCATCAGGCTTGCGCCCATCCTCACCCCCATGGCCAAGGAGTGCGACCTGATACAGCCTGAAAGCCTGTTTTTGACCATATTCGAGAACTCCACAATCTATTTCCCGCCAATGGCCCATTTCGTGTCCCTGCCGAACCTGGAGCTTTTCATGCTCAACGGGTTCCCGTTCACCCGCTGGCCGGACGGGTTCGAGTCGCTCATATACATCACAAAGGACGACCCGGCGCTCATCAACGCCGCCATGAACGTGATCGGCATGGTTACCCAGCGGAACGGCTACCCGTTGCTGGGCATGAAAATCAGCCTGGAAAAGCCCGACAAATGGGAAGGGGAGTTGATCACCATCGGCTCGGTTAACACCATACCAGACGAGTTCAAGAAAGGCACGCCCCTTACCCTTATGCAGGAGACCCAGGTACGCTACCCCGTGGTGGACAACCTTGGCGGGGAAACCTCTTACGCCTTCAGCAAACAGATAGCCGGGCTGGGCCCGGACAGCGCCTTGCTCATGGAGTCGCAATCCCCCTTCAAGAGCGGAAGGGCCATGCTTACCATGACCGCCATGACCCCGGAAGACGTGCTAAAACTTAGCCGCGCCCTGTTCGAGCCCGAGGCGCAGACGCAGATCAACGGCGACACGGCGGTGGTGGAGTTTGGCGAGACAAATCTCAAAATAGCCACCCAAAGCGCCACGGAACATTTCTTTGTGGGGAAATTCGGCAAGATAACGTTCCTGGACTATTTCTTCCATACATATCATTACGCCTATTATTTCCTGCTGGGTGGCATTTTACTGATCTCCACCCTCATACTTTACTTCTTCTTCAAGCGGCACGGGGCCAGAAGGATACTGGCCGGTGAAGGCGGCGAGGGTGAAGGAAAGCCGGGCATTAAAAACCTCTTCGCCAGGCTGTTCCTGAAAAAGTCCAAGCGAGGGGAAGATGAGCATGACAAAGGCGATTAA
- the bcsA gene encoding UDP-forming cellulose synthase catalytic subunit, which yields MKADTAEFALADNEKISSRQFFAQAWLFVLLVGGLAYTAYYAERYLNGYEKVILGWLALGLTLGLYRMKSSRGLPWRIVFVFLTAFLGLRYLLWRTFETLIYTGPLDLIGLALLYLAEVHAIMLHILSLFINISPLERKECPVVVKDDPMNLPTVDVMVPTYTEPDEIIRITAIAATQINYPKDKLRVHIMDDGSTIARRNNPKTSADAWARYYRLRAMAQELGVNYITREANGHAKAGNINHALRQTSGDLVLVLDCDHVPTRDILEHTVGLFRKDPKLYLVQTPHFFINPTPIEKNLEHVSNVSVENDMFFRIIHAGLDFWNSSYFCGSAAILRRKHLEEIGGIATDTITEDAETSLILHGKGYNSIYVNRPMVCGLSPETFSDYVTQRTRWAQGMVQLFILKNALTMRGLSIAQRICYFNSSFFWFFGISRFIYYISPALFLIFGLMIYHASVGQILAYALPYVLCTVMVMDFLYGKARQPFFSEIYESVQALFLIPAIISVMLNPHKPTFKITPKGRTIESESLNPLAAPFFLVVAINFVSLPIALYKWMEYPLFRDVILVTSIWCVFNILLALVSLGAFWEKRQVRRYHRIRTKGPARIYFPRLDVAVDGVMEDISLTGLSIYVKSDAPEAIKDEEALITVSDSYGESYEFKSRIKRWSKRKRKILCGAELLYDTEEFPQAVKFVYGDSQRWMDSWEGKTTSSGGVGKLLWSFLVLGLNAQKEIVASVTWKAFAWTRSKLSTTYQTQVAEAVVKN from the coding sequence ATGAAAGCGGATACCGCTGAGTTTGCCCTGGCGGATAACGAAAAAATATCCTCCAGGCAATTTTTTGCCCAGGCATGGCTTTTTGTCCTGCTGGTGGGGGGGCTCGCCTACACGGCGTATTACGCCGAGCGTTATCTAAACGGTTATGAGAAAGTCATACTCGGCTGGCTGGCGCTTGGCTTGACCCTGGGGCTTTACCGGATGAAATCCTCCCGGGGGCTTCCGTGGCGGATTGTGTTCGTGTTTCTCACGGCGTTTCTTGGCCTTCGTTACCTGTTGTGGCGCACTTTCGAAACCTTGATATACACCGGCCCTCTGGACCTGATTGGGCTGGCGCTGTTGTACCTGGCCGAGGTGCACGCCATCATGTTGCACATCCTGAGCCTGTTCATCAACATTTCGCCGCTGGAGCGGAAGGAATGCCCGGTCGTTGTAAAAGACGACCCTATGAACCTTCCCACGGTGGACGTGATGGTGCCCACATACACCGAGCCGGACGAGATAATCCGGATAACGGCCATCGCCGCCACCCAGATCAATTACCCGAAAGATAAACTGCGCGTCCACATTATGGACGACGGTAGCACCATAGCCAGGCGTAACAACCCCAAAACATCGGCGGACGCCTGGGCCCGCTATTACAGGTTGAGGGCCATGGCCCAAGAGCTTGGGGTAAATTACATAACCAGGGAGGCCAACGGCCACGCCAAGGCCGGGAATATAAACCATGCGTTACGCCAGACCAGCGGCGACCTGGTGCTGGTGCTGGATTGCGACCATGTGCCCACCAGGGACATACTGGAGCACACCGTGGGGCTGTTCAGGAAAGACCCAAAACTGTACCTGGTGCAGACCCCGCACTTCTTCATAAACCCCACTCCGATAGAGAAGAACCTGGAGCATGTATCCAACGTCTCCGTTGAGAACGACATGTTCTTCCGGATAATCCACGCTGGGCTGGATTTCTGGAACTCCAGCTATTTTTGCGGCTCCGCGGCAATTTTGCGCCGCAAACACCTGGAGGAGATAGGGGGCATCGCCACAGACACTATAACCGAAGACGCCGAGACGTCGCTTATCCTGCACGGCAAGGGTTATAACAGCATTTACGTGAACCGGCCCATGGTGTGCGGCCTTTCGCCGGAGACATTTTCGGACTACGTCACCCAGCGGACCCGGTGGGCCCAGGGGATGGTACAGCTGTTCATCCTCAAGAACGCCCTTACCATGCGGGGGCTGAGCATCGCCCAGAGGATCTGCTATTTCAACTCCTCGTTCTTCTGGTTTTTCGGAATATCAAGGTTCATCTATTACATATCACCGGCCTTGTTCCTTATATTCGGCCTGATGATATATCACGCGTCGGTGGGGCAGATATTGGCTTACGCCCTGCCTTACGTGTTGTGCACGGTGATGGTGATGGATTTCCTGTACGGCAAGGCGCGCCAGCCGTTCTTCTCGGAAATCTACGAGAGCGTGCAGGCGTTGTTCCTGATTCCGGCCATCATCTCGGTTATGCTCAACCCCCACAAGCCGACATTCAAGATAACCCCCAAGGGAAGGACAATTGAGAGCGAGTCTTTAAACCCCCTGGCGGCGCCTTTCTTCCTTGTGGTGGCCATAAACTTCGTGTCGCTCCCCATCGCATTATACAAGTGGATGGAGTATCCGCTGTTCCGGGACGTGATTTTGGTCACATCCATATGGTGCGTGTTCAACATTCTGCTGGCGCTGGTCTCCCTTGGCGCGTTTTGGGAGAAGCGCCAGGTGCGCCGGTATCACCGGATTAGGACCAAGGGGCCAGCCAGGATTTACTTCCCGAGGCTGGACGTGGCCGTCGATGGAGTGATGGAAGACATATCCCTCACCGGCCTGAGCATCTACGTGAAGAGCGACGCGCCGGAAGCCATCAAGGACGAGGAAGCGCTGATTACGGTTTCAGACAGCTATGGCGAATCTTACGAGTTCAAATCAAGGATAAAACGCTGGTCTAAACGGAAGAGAAAAATCCTGTGCGGCGCGGAGTTGTTATATGATACCGAGGAATTTCCCCAGGCGGTGAAATTCGTTTATGGCGACAGCCAGCGCTGGATGGATTCGTGGGAAGGGAAAACCACATCCTCCGGCGGCGTAGGTAAGCTCTTATGGAGCTTCCTGGTGCTGGGGCTTAACGCGCAGAAGGAAATTGTGGCCTCGGTCACATGGAAGGCGTTCGCATGGACGCGCTCAAAACTGTCCACCACTTATCAAACCCAGGTGGCGGAAGCTGTAGTGAAAAACTGA